The proteins below are encoded in one region of Clostridium pasteurianum DSM 525 = ATCC 6013:
- a CDS encoding DUF342 domain-containing protein — protein sequence MGKLHEFIRKLDIITSNDNMEVHINIEYVPKFKDSYKNTSLLTSDKKVKSIYPPVYSADEIRNQLKKNKIIYGILPEALEKCSNINGVKNLLIAKGKKTVDGTDDTLNIIFKRDLKIQFTEDSTGKVNFKSIGSIEYVKKGTVLAVKHSGAEGSDGKDVYGHNIRHKPSNRIKLTAGEGCTLKDENEIIALIDGKPSFLQNIFFVHEIHEINSDVDIKTGNIKFYGPILIRGAVREDMMVQSEDSIEIKKNVEKSNIIAKGNIKIDGNVILSKIVSGGENIINIRNLNIFMELKDNILDLVKAASELKRFNRLQNNINYGEIIKLLIEGRFKSIIRLCSEIVNLDEYAYSLFTKRLFHLSPLNLKGPKELLEIVYIIDNNIENIKKNVIISTNVDISYCQDSIIESAGSIIIGGKGEYISKLTAKDNIIFTENDSVSRGGLIKAGQEVHCGTVGSLSGVSTKISVERKGHIYAKEVYANTIFSIGKLEYIVEAPCREVHAYLNCNGEITVDKLLL from the coding sequence ATGGGTAAATTACATGAGTTCATAAGAAAATTAGATATTATAACCAGTAATGATAATATGGAAGTACATATAAATATAGAATATGTACCTAAATTTAAAGATTCTTATAAAAATACATCGCTGTTAACTTCTGATAAAAAAGTAAAGTCCATATATCCTCCGGTGTATTCAGCAGATGAGATTAGGAATCAGCTGAAAAAAAATAAAATTATTTATGGAATTTTACCGGAAGCATTAGAGAAATGCAGCAATATAAATGGAGTAAAGAACCTGTTAATTGCCAAGGGGAAAAAAACAGTAGATGGTACTGATGACACCCTGAATATTATCTTTAAAAGAGACCTCAAAATACAATTTACAGAGGACAGTACTGGAAAAGTAAATTTTAAAAGCATAGGTTCTATTGAATATGTAAAAAAGGGAACAGTTCTGGCAGTAAAGCATAGCGGAGCAGAGGGAAGCGATGGAAAAGATGTATATGGACACAATATAAGACATAAGCCCAGTAATAGAATTAAACTTACAGCAGGGGAAGGCTGTACACTTAAAGATGAAAATGAGATTATTGCTTTAATAGATGGAAAACCAAGCTTTCTGCAGAATATTTTTTTTGTTCATGAAATTCATGAAATAAATTCAGATGTGGATATAAAAACGGGAAATATAAAATTTTATGGTCCTATTCTCATAAGAGGAGCTGTCAGAGAAGATATGATGGTGCAATCAGAAGATTCCATAGAAATAAAAAAAAATGTGGAAAAGTCAAATATCATTGCAAAGGGTAATATAAAAATAGATGGAAATGTAATCTTATCAAAAATTGTATCTGGTGGAGAGAATATAATAAATATAAGAAATTTAAATATTTTTATGGAATTAAAGGACAATATTTTGGATTTGGTTAAAGCAGCCAGTGAGTTGAAAAGATTTAACAGATTACAAAATAATATAAATTATGGAGAAATAATAAAATTACTCATTGAAGGCAGATTTAAGTCCATAATAAGGCTGTGCAGTGAAATCGTAAATCTTGATGAATATGCATATAGCCTATTTACAAAAAGATTATTTCATTTATCACCACTAAATTTAAAGGGCCCAAAGGAATTGCTGGAGATTGTTTATATTATAGACAATAACATAGAAAATATTAAAAAGAATGTTATAATATCTACAAATGTTGATATTTCTTATTGTCAGGATTCAATAATTGAAAGTGCCGGTAGTATAATAATAGGTGGCAAAGGAGAGTATATATCAAAACTTACAGCAAAAGATAATATAATATTTACAGAGAACGACAGTGTTTCAAGAGGAGGACTTATTAAAGCTGGACAAGAGGTGCACTGCGGCACCGTTGGAAGTTTAAGTGGAGTATCTACAAAAATTTCTGTTGAAAGAAAAGGACATATATATGCAAAAGAGGTCTATGCCAATACTATATTTTCCATAGGAAAATTAGAATACATAGTAGAGGCACCTTGTAGAGAAGTACATGCTTATTTAAATTGTAACGGAGAGATTACAGTGGATAAATTATTGTTATAG
- a CDS encoding chemotaxis protein CheW — MDDKELKVLVFSVNGEYYASDIMEVERILGYEETTKLPDSPEFVDGVINYEGKILPVISLVKRFNISENTITADSKIIVSKQRESKFGIIVDVVSEVKDINTNDMEEAPEVVGGISKRYIKGLIKTDGKIIIFLKLSSILTEEEKTLI, encoded by the coding sequence ATGGATGATAAAGAACTAAAAGTACTGGTTTTTAGCGTTAATGGAGAGTATTATGCATCGGATATTATGGAGGTAGAGAGAATACTTGGATATGAGGAGACTACAAAATTACCTGATTCTCCTGAATTTGTAGATGGGGTAATAAATTATGAAGGTAAAATCCTTCCTGTTATATCTCTTGTGAAAAGATTTAATATATCAGAAAATACCATAACTGCAGATTCAAAGATTATAGTGTCAAAACAAAGGGAAAGCAAATTTGGAATTATTGTAGATGTAGTTTCAGAAGTAAAGGATATAAATACTAATGATATGGAGGAGGCACCAGAAGTTGTAGGTGGGATCTCAAAGAGATATATAAAGGGATTAATAAAAACTGATGGTAAGATAATTATATTTTTAAAATTATCAAGTATTTTAACTGAAGAAGAAAAAACATTAATATAA
- a CDS encoding chemoreceptor glutamine deamidase CheD, giving the protein MEKVKEIRVGIADLDLARSPEKIITVGLGSCVGIALYDQYKKIGGLAHIMLPDSNQFNTITNEKKFANLAIPILVEKMVKEGANVRNIRAKIAGGASMFNFSDKSMNMDIGKRNGIAVKDTLKKLKIPIISEDVGGNKGRTMIFDTSAFLVKIRTVGLGMKEI; this is encoded by the coding sequence ATGGAGAAGGTAAAAGAGATAAGGGTAGGAATAGCCGATTTAGATTTAGCCCGTTCACCGGAGAAAATAATAACTGTAGGATTAGGTTCCTGTGTGGGTATAGCTTTGTATGATCAATATAAAAAAATAGGAGGACTGGCACATATAATGCTGCCGGACAGCAATCAATTTAATACCATTACAAATGAAAAGAAGTTTGCCAATCTTGCGATACCTATTTTAGTGGAGAAAATGGTAAAAGAAGGAGCTAATGTAAGAAATATAAGAGCTAAAATTGCAGGCGGTGCCTCTATGTTTAATTTTTCTGATAAAAGTATGAATATGGATATAGGCAAGAGAAACGGCATAGCAGTTAAAGATACGCTTAAAAAACTCAAGATACCTATAATAAGCGAAGATGTAGGAGGTAATAAGGGGAGGACCATGATCTTTGATACATCAGCTTTTCTTGTAAAAATAAGAACCGTGGGACTGGGTATGAAAGAAATTTGA
- a CDS encoding protein-glutamate methylesterase/protein-glutamine glutaminase, which translates to MKSIKVLVVDDSALMRKIVSDMLNEESDIQVVATARNGKDALKKIKTLDVNIITLDVEMPLMNGIDTLKELKRNKISLPVIMLSGMNRESPKLTMECLDLGAFDFISKPSGVISIDINKVQDELILKVRAAFDKCSREGTCEIGNLSANLNIESYREKINKASFGNIEAVAIGASTGGPRALYEVITKLPGDIGVPIFIVQHMPVGFTKAFAERLNSNSRLEVVEAQEGEIYKRNKVYVAPGGFHMEVKNDGKIHLNEKSALWGVRPAVDILFKSAAEVFKDKILSVVLTGMGKDGAEGTEVIKQKGGITIAEDKSTCVIYGMPKVAYETGAVDFVIPLDKIADEIIKIVNKTRR; encoded by the coding sequence TTGAAAAGCATAAAAGTCTTGGTAGTAGATGATTCAGCATTAATGAGAAAAATAGTATCTGATATGCTAAATGAAGAATCAGATATTCAAGTGGTTGCAACTGCCAGAAATGGAAAAGATGCGTTGAAAAAAATTAAAACATTAGATGTAAATATCATTACCCTGGATGTAGAAATGCCCTTAATGAATGGCATTGATACTTTGAAAGAATTGAAAAGAAACAAAATCAGCCTGCCAGTTATTATGTTAAGCGGCATGAACAGGGAAAGCCCAAAGCTCACAATGGAATGTCTTGATCTTGGAGCTTTTGATTTTATCTCCAAGCCCTCTGGAGTCATATCTATAGACATAAATAAGGTTCAGGATGAGCTTATTTTAAAAGTAAGGGCAGCCTTTGACAAATGTTCCAGAGAGGGTACTTGTGAAATAGGAAATTTATCAGCGAACCTTAACATAGAAAGCTACAGGGAAAAAATTAATAAAGCTTCCTTTGGAAATATTGAAGCAGTGGCTATAGGTGCTTCTACAGGAGGACCTAGAGCACTATATGAGGTGATTACTAAATTGCCAGGTGACATAGGAGTTCCTATATTTATTGTACAACACATGCCTGTGGGATTTACAAAAGCTTTTGCAGAGAGATTGAATTCAAACAGTAGATTAGAAGTAGTGGAAGCACAAGAGGGCGAAATATATAAAAGAAATAAAGTCTATGTGGCACCAGGAGGTTTTCATATGGAAGTAAAAAATGATGGTAAAATCCATCTCAATGAAAAGTCTGCCTTATGGGGGGTGAGACCTGCAGTAGATATACTTTTTAAATCAGCTGCTGAGGTATTTAAGGATAAAATTCTCAGCGTAGTTTTAACTGGTATGGGTAAAGACGGTGCAGAGGGTACAGAAGTAATAAAGCAAAAGGGTGGAATTACTATAGCAGAAGATAAATCTACTTGCGTTATCTATGGTATGCCTAAAGTGGCCTATGAGACTGGTGCTGTGGATTTTGTAATACCCCTTGATAAAATTGCAGATGAAATTATAAAAATAGTTAATAAAACTAGGAGGTAG
- a CDS encoding CheR family methyltransferase — protein MDLEQFKDWVLKYFGINLFAYKSNQLHRRILSLMSRIGVDTIDDYVKLLKADKKQQQKFLDFITINVTEFFRNPELFKEFEREIQKYARDKSENIKAWSAACSIGAEPYSMAMIFNNLKNGGKHSILATDIDVTILERAKKGEYVQAEMKNIEKSYIDKYFKLMGNKYVIDTAIKNMVTFKKHDLILEEYEKNFDIIVCRNVVIYFNNEIKEKIYKKFSSSLKKDGLLFVGATESIYNYRDYGFEKASTFIYRKL, from the coding sequence ATGGATTTAGAACAGTTTAAAGATTGGGTGTTAAAATATTTTGGGATAAATCTATTTGCCTATAAATCAAATCAGCTTCATAGAAGAATTTTAAGTCTTATGTCAAGAATTGGGGTAGATACTATTGACGATTATGTGAAGTTGTTAAAGGCTGATAAAAAGCAGCAGCAAAAATTTTTAGATTTTATTACCATAAATGTAACGGAATTTTTTAGAAATCCAGAATTGTTTAAAGAATTTGAAAGGGAAATTCAAAAATATGCAAGGGATAAAAGTGAGAATATAAAGGCCTGGAGTGCTGCCTGTTCTATAGGAGCAGAGCCTTATTCTATGGCAATGATATTCAATAATTTGAAAAATGGAGGAAAGCATTCCATATTAGCTACGGATATTGATGTAACTATTTTGGAAAGAGCTAAAAAAGGTGAATATGTCCAGGCAGAAATGAAAAATATAGAAAAATCTTATATAGATAAGTATTTTAAGCTGATGGGAAACAAATATGTTATAGACACAGCTATTAAAAACATGGTAACATTTAAGAAGCATGACTTAATACTGGAGGAATATGAAAAAAATTTTGATATAATTGTATGCAGAAATGTAGTTATCTATTTTAATAATGAAATAAAGGAAAAGATATATAAAAAGTTTAGCAGTTCACTTAAAAAAGATGGATTATTATTTGTAGGGGCAACGGAAAGCATATACAATTACAGGGACTATGGCTTTGAAAAAGCTTCTACCTTTATCTATAGAAAGCTTTAA
- a CDS encoding chemotaxis protein CheA has protein sequence MDTSQYLSMFLEESMDNLQTLNESLLELEQEPEDIDKLNEIFRVAHTIKGMAATMGFNRMAELTHKMEDVLSEFRNGELKVTQEVVTVLFKCLDTLEQMVDNISNGEEEEMPVEDIIDKLEHISNNVKNSSEEIAAKEPQQEETVKSEKSPKEDPKASKIDLNEYDINIIKQAVERGYNALEITIVLSETTLLKSARAFLIIKALEENGEIIKSIPSTEDLENENFDFEIQLIYLTEKSEEDTKKVLESISEIDKIVVVPVKQDAVKASNASVKEETVKKEEPKPVKSEAKVSASNVPKKPAENHKKENHKKVHQSVRVELDRLDKFLNMVSELVINRTRLEQISSNYKLVELNETIEQVARTTNDLQDLVMKIRMLPLDTVFNRFPRMVRDLSVELNKEIELIIEGQDTELDRTVIDEIGEPLIHLIRNSADHGIETKEERLSRGKDEVGTIKLIAYQEGTKAVIKVQDDGAGIDVEKVQEKAEKVGINTDGMNENDIRNLIFAQGFSTNEVVTDISGRGVGMDVVKTKISALGGTVDLTSEEGKGTTFTIKLPLTLQIITALLVKVGEENLAISLNYIDSVIDYKEEDIKRTNNKEVIIYRDKVLPIIRVNEKLGIPKTDKDRVYIVIVNVGEKSAGLLVDSLEGQQDIVIKPLGKTLKGLKEYIGATILGDGLVTLILDVGAFV, from the coding sequence ATGGATACTTCACAATACCTGTCAATGTTTTTAGAGGAATCAATGGACAATTTACAGACTTTAAATGAGTCACTTCTAGAGCTAGAGCAAGAGCCAGAAGATATAGATAAATTAAATGAAATATTTAGAGTTGCTCATACTATAAAGGGAATGGCAGCTACTATGGGATTTAATAGAATGGCTGAATTAACTCATAAAATGGAAGATGTGCTTTCAGAATTTAGAAATGGAGAACTTAAAGTTACTCAGGAAGTAGTTACAGTATTGTTTAAATGTCTTGATACTCTAGAGCAGATGGTAGACAATATATCAAATGGCGAAGAAGAAGAAATGCCTGTAGAGGATATAATAGACAAGTTAGAACATATATCTAACAATGTTAAGAATTCTTCAGAAGAAATAGCCGCTAAAGAACCACAACAGGAGGAAACTGTAAAATCCGAAAAATCTCCTAAGGAAGATCCTAAGGCAAGTAAAATTGATTTAAACGAATATGACATAAATATAATAAAGCAAGCAGTGGAAAGGGGATATAATGCACTTGAGATCACTATAGTTCTCAGTGAAACAACTCTTTTAAAATCAGCCAGAGCTTTTTTAATAATTAAAGCTTTAGAAGAAAATGGTGAAATTATAAAATCCATTCCAAGTACAGAGGATTTAGAAAATGAGAATTTTGATTTTGAAATACAGCTGATATACTTGACAGAAAAATCAGAAGAGGATACTAAAAAAGTATTGGAAAGTATTTCTGAAATTGATAAAATTGTAGTAGTTCCTGTTAAACAGGATGCTGTAAAAGCATCCAATGCCAGTGTCAAAGAAGAAACTGTTAAAAAAGAGGAGCCAAAACCTGTTAAATCGGAAGCAAAAGTCAGCGCCAGTAATGTACCTAAAAAGCCAGCAGAAAATCATAAAAAGGAAAATCATAAAAAAGTCCATCAATCTGTAAGGGTAGAGCTGGATAGACTAGATAAATTTTTAAATATGGTTTCTGAACTGGTTATAAATAGGACAAGACTTGAACAAATCAGCAGTAACTATAAGCTTGTAGAATTAAATGAAACTATAGAGCAGGTGGCAAGGACTACAAATGATCTGCAGGACCTGGTTATGAAGATAAGAATGCTTCCTCTGGATACAGTTTTCAATAGATTTCCAAGAATGGTAAGGGACCTATCTGTGGAATTAAACAAGGAAATAGAACTTATAATTGAAGGACAGGACACAGAGCTTGACAGAACAGTTATTGATGAAATAGGAGAACCCTTGATTCACCTTATAAGAAATTCTGCTGATCATGGCATTGAAACCAAGGAAGAGAGACTTTCAAGGGGAAAAGATGAAGTTGGCACGATAAAATTAATAGCCTATCAGGAAGGAACTAAAGCAGTAATAAAGGTTCAGGATGACGGTGCCGGCATAGATGTAGAAAAGGTTCAGGAAAAGGCAGAAAAAGTTGGTATAAACACCGATGGAATGAATGAAAATGATATTAGAAATCTTATTTTTGCTCAGGGTTTTAGTACTAACGAAGTGGTTACAGATATCTCAGGAAGAGGAGTTGGCATGGATGTAGTAAAGACAAAAATTTCAGCTCTTGGAGGTACTGTAGATCTTACCAGTGAGGAGGGAAAGGGCACCACCTTTACTATAAAATTGCCTTTGACTCTTCAAATTATAACAGCTCTTTTGGTAAAAGTAGGAGAAGAAAATTTGGCTATTTCACTAAATTATATTGATAGTGTCATCGATTATAAAGAGGAAGATATAAAGAGAACTAACAATAAAGAGGTTATTATCTATAGAGATAAAGTACTGCCCATAATAAGAGTTAATGAAAAACTTGGAATTCCTAAAACAGATAAGGATAGAGTATATATAGTTATAGTGAATGTAGGAGAAAAGAGTGCAGGACTGCTTGTAGACTCTCTTGAAGGTCAGCAGGACATTGTAATAAAGCCCCTTGGAAAGACCTTGAAGGGATTAAAGGAATACATAGGAGCGACGATACTAGGAGATGGGCTTGTAACTCTGATTCTAGATGTTGGGGCTTTTGTATAG
- a CDS encoding chemotaxis protein CheC: MNYSELTPMQMDALKEVSNIGAGNGATALSKLLNRKIDMTVPSVNIIPLESVFTKIDAEEIAVGVIVRVLGDTPGNILFVFEEDVAFDIIKRLTGSEEEELSEMGISVLSEIGNIISASYMNAISRFTKLNITPSVPAVSYDMVSAILSTSFIEAGQFDDNVLDFETEFLEDNSNTMSGHFYYIPMPGSLEKILNTLGVI, translated from the coding sequence ATGAATTATTCTGAGCTTACGCCCATGCAAATGGATGCTTTAAAAGAAGTAAGTAACATAGGTGCAGGTAATGGAGCTACAGCTCTATCAAAGCTATTAAATAGGAAGATAGATATGACAGTTCCTTCAGTAAATATAATTCCGCTGGAATCAGTATTCACAAAAATTGATGCAGAAGAAATAGCAGTAGGAGTAATTGTAAGAGTACTTGGAGATACCCCAGGAAACATTTTATTTGTCTTTGAGGAAGATGTAGCTTTTGATATTATAAAAAGGCTTACAGGTTCAGAGGAAGAAGAGTTAAGTGAAATGGGAATTTCAGTATTATCTGAAATAGGTAATATAATATCTGCTTCCTATATGAATGCCATAAGCAGATTTACAAAACTTAACATAACACCATCAGTACCGGCAGTAAGCTATGATATGGTTTCTGCTATTCTCTCTACAAGCTTTATTGAAGCTGGTCAGTTTGATGACAATGTATTAGACTTTGAAACAGAATTTTTAGAAGATAATTCAAACACAATGAGCGGGCATTTTTATTATATTCCCATGCCTGGTTCATTAGAAAAAATATTAAACACATTAGGAGTAATTTAA
- a CDS encoding response regulator encodes MAKVLIVDDAAFMRMMIKDILEKNGFEVIGEASNGAKAVELYKKDRPDVVTMDITMPDMDGIEAVKAIKEFDSTAKVIMCSAMGQQTMVMDAIKAGAKDFIVKPFQSDRVLEAIRKAIG; translated from the coding sequence ATGGCAAAAGTATTAATTGTTGATGACGCTGCTTTCATGAGAATGATGATAAAGGACATATTGGAAAAAAATGGATTTGAAGTAATAGGAGAAGCTAGTAATGGTGCAAAAGCTGTAGAACTCTATAAAAAAGACAGACCAGATGTAGTTACCATGGATATAACAATGCCTGATATGGATGGTATTGAAGCTGTAAAAGCCATAAAGGAATTTGATTCCACTGCAAAGGTAATTATGTGTAGTGCCATGGGACAGCAGACTATGGTAATGGATGCTATAAAGGCTGGAGCAAAGGATTTTATTGTTAAGCCTTTTCAGTCAGACAGAGTACTTGAGGCAATTAGAAAAGCTATAGGATAG
- a CDS encoding chemotaxis protein CheW produces the protein MQVVIFKLKNEQFAVETSKVQTISEAVTVTKVPKAPEYVKGLINLRGTVISLLDINLLLDIEKSENSQQSVIILKLEDELIAVSVDQVDEVLEIDEDIIENTREDTNKPYIKGIINFKDRIVTFIDIDKLIAK, from the coding sequence ATGCAGGTAGTTATTTTTAAATTAAAAAATGAACAATTTGCGGTAGAAACCTCAAAGGTTCAGACTATAAGTGAAGCTGTAACAGTGACAAAAGTACCTAAAGCCCCAGAATATGTAAAGGGACTTATTAATCTTCGAGGTACTGTAATTTCTCTTTTAGATATAAATTTACTTTTGGATATAGAAAAAAGCGAAAATAGCCAGCAAAGCGTAATAATACTTAAACTGGAAGATGAACTTATAGCTGTTTCAGTAGATCAGGTGGATGAAGTTTTGGAAATAGATGAGGATATAATAGAAAACACAAGAGAAGATACAAACAAGCCCTACATAAAGGGAATTATAAACTTTAAAGATAGAATAGTAACTTTTATTGACATTGATAAATTGATTGCTAAATAA
- the fliM gene encoding flagellar motor switch protein FliM, giving the protein MADVLSQNEIDALLSALSSGELTPEEVPKEEEKQKVKVYDFRSPQKFSKDHIRTLELIHDNYARIISNYLTAQVRSNVKVKIESVEQITYEEFIHSIPNPTILTVFKMPPLSGSILFETNPQFVYQVIDILLGGSGSGHYRSREFTDIDKNIIMKINQELISNLKLAWGDVLEVTPEIESLETNPALNQTLAPHEPVALITFSVEMGDNSTFINICIPYLSIEKVLDKLVVQYWYQENDEEIVSQSREKLKNRLNIVDLPLLVELGEASITVDEFLRLSVGDVITLNSKCSHPVSILVGDHIHYIGKPGIIGKNVGVQILDIIDKDVENYE; this is encoded by the coding sequence ATGGCAGACGTTTTATCTCAAAATGAAATAGATGCTCTTTTATCTGCCCTATCCTCTGGTGAATTAACGCCAGAAGAAGTTCCAAAGGAAGAAGAAAAACAAAAAGTTAAAGTTTATGACTTTAGAAGCCCTCAAAAGTTTTCTAAAGATCATATAAGAACCCTTGAACTCATACATGATAATTATGCGAGAATTATTTCTAATTATCTTACAGCTCAAGTAAGAAGCAATGTGAAGGTAAAGATTGAATCGGTTGAACAGATAACCTATGAAGAGTTTATTCACTCCATACCAAATCCAACTATTCTGACAGTTTTTAAGATGCCTCCACTAAGTGGTTCTATATTGTTTGAAACAAATCCTCAGTTTGTATATCAGGTAATTGATATACTCCTTGGTGGAAGTGGATCAGGACATTATAGATCAAGAGAGTTTACAGATATTGATAAAAATATAATTATGAAAATTAATCAGGAATTGATATCAAATTTAAAACTTGCCTGGGGAGATGTGCTGGAAGTTACACCAGAAATAGAATCACTTGAGACCAATCCTGCTTTAAATCAAACTCTGGCTCCTCATGAGCCTGTGGCACTTATAACTTTTTCTGTGGAAATGGGAGATAATAGTACCTTTATAAATATATGCATACCCTATTTAAGTATAGAAAAGGTATTGGACAAACTAGTAGTTCAATATTGGTATCAGGAAAACGATGAAGAGATAGTAAGTCAATCAAGAGAAAAGCTAAAAAACAGACTTAACATTGTAGATCTTCCACTGTTAGTAGAATTGGGAGAGGCCAGTATTACTGTAGATGAATTTTTAAGGCTTTCAGTGGGAGATGTAATTACTTTGAATAGTAAATGCAGTCACCCAGTTTCTATACTTGTAGGGGACCATATACATTATATTGGCAAGCCGGGGATTATAGGTAAAAATGTTGGGGTTCAAATTTTAGATATTATTGATAAGGATGTGGAAAATTATGAGTGA
- the fliY gene encoding flagellar motor switch phosphatase FliY yields MSDGFLSQEEIDSLLNGGSNSSDDAKAIDKDYDLSDEQKDMLGEIGNISMGSASTALSTIINQQVNITTPVVSITTLKELRTQFQVPNIALDVQYTSGIVGENLLIMKVTDAGVIANLMMGGDGHVSTSELSEIELSAVSEAMNQMIGSAATAMATMLLREVNISPPTSEIINSDTQKLSAGITEDEPIIQVAFRITIGDLVDSSIMQILPIETGKKLTSIMMGVNSEDEPKETETAKEETAASKPVESSNNTPQQPVNNASYEEADRGNIIEEKTIETNQPPVEVQKANFQPLEEVTRYSEPKNIDLILDVPLDISVVLGRSKKSIKEILNLGTGSLIELDRLAEEPVEILVNGKKIAYGEVVVVDENFGVRITSIVSSHDRVKSLGR; encoded by the coding sequence ATGAGTGATGGATTTCTTTCACAGGAAGAAATAGATTCTCTTTTAAATGGTGGATCAAATTCTTCTGATGATGCAAAAGCAATAGATAAAGATTATGATCTTTCAGATGAACAAAAAGATATGCTAGGTGAAATTGGAAATATATCCATGGGATCAGCATCAACAGCACTTTCTACTATAATAAATCAGCAGGTAAATATAACCACACCGGTAGTCTCCATTACTACTCTAAAAGAATTGAGAACTCAGTTTCAAGTGCCAAACATTGCCTTGGATGTACAGTATACCAGCGGTATAGTGGGAGAAAATCTTCTTATAATGAAAGTTACCGATGCAGGGGTTATAGCAAACTTAATGATGGGAGGAGACGGTCATGTTAGCACTTCAGAACTGTCAGAAATTGAACTCAGTGCAGTATCTGAGGCAATGAATCAGATGATAGGTTCTGCAGCTACAGCTATGGCCACTATGCTTCTTAGAGAGGTAAATATTTCACCACCTACTTCTGAAATAATAAATAGTGATACCCAAAAATTATCTGCGGGAATAACTGAAGATGAACCTATAATTCAAGTGGCCTTCAGAATTACTATAGGGGATCTTGTAGACAGCAGTATCATGCAGATTCTTCCTATAGAAACAGGAAAAAAACTTACTTCAATTATGATGGGAGTAAACTCTGAAGATGAACCTAAAGAAACTGAAACAGCGAAAGAGGAAACTGCTGCTTCTAAACCAGTGGAATCATCAAATAATACTCCTCAGCAGCCTGTAAATAATGCAAGCTATGAAGAAGCTGATAGAGGAAACATAATTGAAGAGAAGACCATTGAAACCAATCAGCCTCCAGTAGAAGTGCAAAAGGCAAATTTTCAGCCTCTTGAGGAGGTTACCAGATACTCTGAGCCCAAAAATATTGATTTGATATTGGATGTGCCTTTAGATATTTCTGTAGTTCTTGGCAGGAGTAAAAAGAGTATTAAGGAAATTTTAAACCTAGGTACAGGTTCTCTTATAGAATTGGACAGACTGGCAGAAGAACCGGTGGAAATACTGGTAAATGGCAAGAAGATAGCCTACGGTGAAGTAGTTGTGGTTGATGAAAACTTTGGTGTTAGAATAACCAGTATAGTAAGCAGTCACGATAGAGTTAAGAGTCTTGGAAGATAA
- the flgM gene encoding flagellar biosynthesis anti-sigma factor FlgM, with the protein MKINGVGLGKVLQMYNNNSNNKNISENKTPEKSAKDSLEISKLGKSLSAYSTEDNFGTSKAKIEEIKKQIENGTYNRDSKLVAQKLLDHIKGKGV; encoded by the coding sequence ATGAAAATAAATGGAGTGGGTTTAGGAAAGGTTTTGCAGATGTATAACAATAATAGTAACAATAAAAATATTTCTGAAAATAAAACCCCGGAAAAATCAGCTAAGGACTCACTGGAAATATCAAAGCTGGGTAAGAGCCTTAGTGCGTACTCCACAGAAGATAATTTTGGAACTTCAAAGGCAAAGATTGAAGAGATAAAAAAACAGATAGAAAATGGCACCTATAACAGGGATTCTAAGCTGGTGGCCCAAAAGCTTCTAGATCATATAAAGGGAAAAGGTGTTTAG